A stretch of the Candidatus Rokuibacteriota bacterium genome encodes the following:
- a CDS encoding VanZ family protein gives MLRLLPPLCWTGLIVYFGGGQWDGAHTAEWLGPLLRALLPAASPEALAAAHLLIRKAGHIIEYAVLAGLWRRGVGGAWAPLGLGVLTACLDELRQSFTPGRVGSMVDVLLDGAAAATALGLIALRARLRGAVS, from the coding sequence ATGCTCCGGCTCCTGCCGCCGCTCTGCTGGACGGGGCTCATCGTGTACTTCGGCGGCGGCCAGTGGGACGGGGCCCACACCGCCGAGTGGCTCGGTCCCCTTCTCCGCGCGCTCCTGCCTGCCGCGTCACCTGAAGCGCTGGCGGCCGCTCATCTCCTCATCCGCAAGGCCGGTCACATCATCGAATACGCCGTCCTCGCCGGTCTCTGGCGGCGAGGCGTGGGAGGCGCGTGGGCGCCGCTGGGCTTAGGAGTGCTGACGGCCTGTCTCGACGAGCTTCGCCAGTCGTTCACGCCCGGACGCGTGGGCAGCATGGTCGACGTGCTCCTCGACGGAGCAGCCGCTGCGACGGCGCTCGGGCTGATCGCCCTACGCGCACGGCTTCGCGGGGCCGTCTCGTGA
- a CDS encoding Nramp family divalent metal transporter, whose product MRQPAEWRQSDLPQPPPYTLRNVVRIIGPGAILLGLSLGSGDWILGPAATARWGPGILWICTISVLLQALLNTEMARYTLATGESVFAGFMRVAPGPRVWGPVYALLHLGQVGWPGWALAAASTLTAAFLGRMPRAEDGAVIVGLGYAIFLGAVAVTLLGARARRTVEWAEWLVMAWTLGFLAVLGLLLVPWSVWQAVAVGFVWPSLPAERDVSFDWVLLAAFAAYSGGGGTINAALTHWLRDKGFGMAGTIESRPVVVGGESVRFARDGMTFAPTEANLGKWRQWWRYLRTDFWYLWTAGCLAGMALPALLAAHLATRGEIWTGVGAPAWLAQAIGWRYGFVVWTLVLLTGFAILALTQVGIVEGFARSVTDILWTARARRRAPGAEGPAGGLYYAVLVAFTAAGCAAMTLADPFRLILIGANVAALNFVLLSLHTVWINRALLPRELRPSLWRELGVLACGAFFAALLAKVVRDPARLSGLLG is encoded by the coding sequence GTGAGGCAACCCGCCGAGTGGCGGCAATCGGATCTGCCCCAGCCGCCTCCCTACACCCTCCGCAACGTCGTGCGCATCATCGGCCCCGGCGCCATCCTCCTGGGACTGTCGCTCGGCTCGGGTGACTGGATCCTCGGGCCGGCCGCCACGGCCCGCTGGGGCCCGGGCATACTCTGGATCTGCACGATATCCGTCCTGCTGCAGGCGCTGCTCAACACGGAAATGGCCCGCTACACGCTCGCGACGGGCGAGTCCGTCTTCGCGGGCTTCATGCGCGTGGCGCCCGGGCCGCGCGTGTGGGGACCGGTCTACGCGCTCCTGCACCTCGGGCAGGTGGGCTGGCCGGGCTGGGCGCTCGCGGCGGCCTCCACGCTCACCGCGGCCTTCCTTGGGCGCATGCCGCGAGCCGAGGACGGGGCCGTCATCGTCGGCCTGGGCTACGCAATCTTCCTCGGAGCCGTCGCGGTGACTCTGCTCGGCGCGCGGGCCCGGCGAACGGTCGAGTGGGCCGAGTGGCTCGTCATGGCCTGGACGCTCGGGTTTCTGGCCGTCCTCGGGCTGCTCCTCGTTCCCTGGAGCGTCTGGCAGGCCGTCGCCGTGGGCTTCGTGTGGCCCTCCCTGCCCGCCGAACGGGACGTGAGCTTCGATTGGGTGCTGCTCGCCGCGTTCGCCGCCTACTCGGGCGGAGGCGGCACCATCAACGCGGCGCTCACCCACTGGCTTCGGGACAAGGGCTTCGGCATGGCGGGTACGATCGAAAGCCGGCCGGTAGTGGTCGGCGGCGAGAGCGTCCGCTTCGCGCGGGACGGGATGACCTTCGCACCGACCGAGGCCAACCTCGGCAAGTGGCGGCAGTGGTGGCGCTACTTGAGAACCGACTTCTGGTACCTCTGGACGGCCGGCTGTCTCGCCGGCATGGCGCTCCCCGCGCTGCTCGCGGCTCACCTTGCTACGCGCGGGGAGATCTGGACCGGCGTGGGCGCGCCCGCATGGCTCGCGCAGGCCATCGGGTGGCGCTACGGGTTCGTGGTCTGGACGCTCGTGCTCCTCACCGGCTTCGCCATCCTCGCCCTGACGCAGGTCGGCATCGTCGAAGGCTTCGCGCGGAGCGTGACGGACATCCTGTGGACGGCCCGCGCGCGGAGGCGCGCACCGGGAGCGGAAGGGCCGGCGGGCGGCCTCTACTACGCCGTCCTCGTGGCCTTCACGGCGGCCGGCTGCGCGGCCATGACGCTCGCGGACCCGTTCCGGCTCATCCTGATCGGCGCCAACGTGGCGGCGCTCAATTTCGTCCTGCTCTCCCTGCACACGGTCTGGATCAACCGCGCGCTGCTCCCGCGGGAGCTGCGCCCGTCCCTCTGGCGCGAGCTCGGCGTGCTGGCCTGCGGGGCTTTCTTCGCGGCGCTGCTGGCCAAGGTCGTGCGCGACCCCGCGCGGCTCTCGGGGCTCTTGGGCTAG
- a CDS encoding cupin domain-containing protein has product MSMRVSLLLAGLFIGSQSMAQGQSTAKPQLLLKEIVSGMPRGEKQEVRVLTASFNPGDKTVFHTHRFPVTVFILEGAFTLELEGRAPIIVKAGQAFVEPPNVKMTGYNRSSSEPLRLVIFYTSDPDTPFLDPIP; this is encoded by the coding sequence ATGTCGATGCGAGTTAGCCTCTTGCTTGCCGGTCTGTTCATCGGTTCGCAGTCGATGGCGCAAGGGCAAAGTACCGCCAAGCCTCAATTGCTCTTGAAAGAGATCGTATCGGGCATGCCCAGGGGAGAGAAACAAGAAGTTCGAGTTCTGACGGCTAGTTTTAATCCGGGCGACAAGACCGTATTCCATACGCACCGATTCCCGGTGACGGTGTTTATCTTGGAGGGCGCATTCACCTTAGAGCTAGAGGGGCGTGCGCCAATCATTGTGAAAGCGGGCCAAGCGTTTGTGGAACCACCGAATGTGAAGATGACGGGCTACAACCGCAGTAGTTCTGAGCCTTTGCGACTCGTGATCTTTTACACGAGCGATCCCGACACCCCCTTCCTTGACCCGATACCGTAG
- a CDS encoding substrate-binding domain-containing protein: MSPRKHSFSSKSVRFTILLLWALVVVPAWGEEKIVLDGSSGMLPLATALATAYQQRASDPQIETGKGLGTGARLQALAEGKIQIALASHGLKSEDIEKGKLRVIEVAKGAIVFAVNAGVPITNITEAQVCDVYSGKSRSWRLLGGPDSAIAVLTRPPQR, from the coding sequence GTGTCGCCAAGAAAGCATAGCTTCTCGTCAAAAAGTGTGCGGTTCACGATCTTGCTGCTATGGGCGCTCGTGGTTGTGCCGGCATGGGGGGAGGAAAAGATCGTCCTTGACGGTTCAAGTGGCATGCTCCCACTGGCGACGGCGCTTGCCACCGCCTATCAACAGCGGGCGTCCGATCCCCAGATAGAGACCGGCAAGGGACTGGGGACCGGGGCACGCCTCCAAGCCCTGGCGGAGGGAAAGATTCAGATCGCCTTGGCCAGCCATGGACTCAAATCTGAGGATATCGAGAAAGGGAAACTGCGAGTCATCGAGGTGGCGAAGGGGGCGATCGTCTTCGCGGTCAACGCTGGCGTTCCAATCACGAACATTACCGAGGCCCAGGTATGTGATGTATACAGCGGCAAGAGCCGGAGCTGGCGACTCCTAGGCGGTCCCGACAGTGCCATTGCCGTGCTCACTCGCCCCCCACAGAGGTAG
- a CDS encoding pyridoxamine 5'-phosphate oxidase family protein — MPEQQEGKMMNGPMYHDGSRQLQDRFATRRLADRLVEVVAHDTFTDGDRVFIGSRPLFFLATADADGRPDCSYKGGLPGFVRVVDPRTLAFPSYDGNGMFKSLGNILVNPQVGMLFIDFESPKRLRVNGRATMHDDDPLLSEFVGAQLIVRVDAHAIFPNCPRYIHKMQVVEHSAFAPRENYTPPIPEWKQRPEFREVLPACDPAADSPDNR, encoded by the coding sequence GTGCCGGAGCAGCAGGAGGGGAAGATGATGAACGGGCCCATGTATCACGACGGCTCGCGCCAGCTCCAGGATCGTTTTGCCACGCGCAGGCTTGCCGACCGCCTCGTCGAGGTCGTTGCGCACGACACGTTCACGGACGGCGATCGAGTGTTCATCGGGAGCCGCCCCCTGTTCTTCCTTGCCACGGCCGACGCCGATGGGCGGCCGGACTGCTCGTACAAAGGCGGCCTGCCCGGCTTTGTCCGCGTGGTCGACCCGCGGACGCTCGCGTTTCCCAGCTACGATGGCAACGGGATGTTCAAGAGCCTCGGCAACATCCTCGTCAACCCGCAGGTTGGAATGCTATTCATCGACTTCGAGAGTCCCAAGCGCCTGCGGGTGAACGGTCGGGCGACCATGCACGACGATGATCCGCTGCTCTCCGAGTTTGTTGGCGCCCAGCTGATTGTGCGGGTGGATGCCCATGCCATTTTCCCAAACTGTCCCCGCTACATCCACAAGATGCAGGTTGTTGAGCATTCGGCGTTTGCGCCGCGCGAGAACTACACGCCGCCGATACCCGAATGGAAGCAGCGCCCCGAATTTCGCGAGGTGTTGCCAGCTTGTGATCCGGCCGCGGATTCGCCGGACAACAGATGA
- a CDS encoding CBS domain-containing protein, with amino-acid sequence MTRDVITVAPQTPIREAARLMVDHGVSGLPVVDEHGKLVGVLSEGDLILRQRARQRVPWWRAFFQDGERLAREYQKAAGTTVAEVMTKAVISVSPDLPIEAAALILDQRRIRRVPVVADGRVVGIVSRGDLVKVLANAPSPVGGPTSDSQLVSEMRARLAKEPWASHHGIVVAAEKGELLIWGLVASEAEKSAVETMARSLPGVKGVRSRLLVESEIPYSYGM; translated from the coding sequence ATGACACGGGATGTGATCACCGTTGCCCCCCAGACCCCGATCCGCGAGGCCGCGCGCCTCATGGTGGACCACGGCGTCAGCGGCCTGCCTGTCGTGGACGAGCATGGGAAACTGGTCGGTGTGCTCAGCGAGGGTGACCTGATCTTGCGACAGAGGGCTCGACAGCGGGTGCCCTGGTGGCGCGCCTTCTTCCAGGACGGCGAGCGGCTGGCCCGCGAGTACCAGAAGGCCGCGGGGACGACGGTGGCGGAGGTCATGACCAAGGCGGTGATCTCGGTGAGCCCCGATCTCCCGATCGAGGCGGCCGCTCTCATTCTGGATCAGCGCCGGATCCGGCGTGTCCCCGTGGTGGCCGACGGCCGGGTCGTGGGGATCGTGAGCCGGGGAGATCTTGTCAAGGTCCTGGCAAATGCGCCGAGCCCGGTTGGCGGGCCGACCTCCGACAGTCAGCTCGTGAGCGAGATGCGAGCGCGGCTTGCGAAGGAACCCTGGGCCTCCCATCACGGGATCGTGGTCGCCGCGGAGAAGGGGGAGCTCCTGATCTGGGGGCTGGTCGCCTCCGAGGCGGAGAAATCAGCCGTCGAGACCATGGCGCGGTCCCTGCCGGGGGTGAAGGGCGTCCGGAGCCGGCTGCTCGTGGAGTCGGAGATTCCGTACTCGTACGGGATGTGA
- a CDS encoding amidohydrolase family protein, with translation MPICDPHHHFWDFRTSRLPYQRYLLHELAADMQSGHNVRSTVFIEARAMYRADGPEEMRPVGEVEFVQGLAAASASGLYGPGRAAAAIVGHANLNLGARVAPVLEALRAASPNRFRGIRHSVTWDPHPEVENTAAHNRQGQLASDEFRAGARVLARMGLSLEGWLYFPQLPELAAFAKAVPDLTVILNHIGGLLRIGPYANRDHEVLTTWRSGIAAVAACPNVYVKLGGIGMPRTGFDWHARNTPIGSEELAASMAPFMTYCIEQFGPTRCMFESNFPVDKVSYSYNVMYNAFKRLSKGYSTFERAAMFHDTAARVYRIDV, from the coding sequence ATGCCCATCTGCGATCCCCATCACCATTTCTGGGACTTTCGCACCTCGCGCCTGCCCTACCAGCGATATTTGCTCCACGAGCTGGCCGCCGACATGCAGAGCGGTCACAACGTGCGTTCCACCGTGTTCATCGAGGCGCGAGCCATGTACCGCGCCGACGGCCCTGAGGAGATGCGTCCCGTCGGCGAAGTCGAATTCGTCCAGGGGCTGGCCGCGGCCAGCGCGAGCGGTCTGTACGGCCCCGGCCGGGCCGCCGCCGCCATCGTCGGTCACGCCAACCTGAACCTGGGCGCGCGCGTGGCGCCGGTGCTGGAGGCGCTGCGGGCGGCCAGCCCCAACCGCTTCCGGGGCATCCGCCATTCCGTGACGTGGGATCCCCACCCGGAGGTGGAGAACACTGCCGCGCACAACAGGCAGGGGCAGCTGGCCAGTGACGAGTTCCGGGCCGGCGCGCGGGTGCTGGCGCGGATGGGGTTGTCCCTCGAGGGGTGGCTGTACTTTCCGCAGCTGCCCGAGTTGGCGGCGTTCGCCAAGGCCGTCCCCGACCTGACCGTCATCCTGAACCATATCGGCGGGCTGCTGCGGATCGGCCCGTACGCCAACCGGGACCACGAGGTGCTGACCACCTGGCGGAGCGGGATCGCCGCCGTCGCGGCGTGCCCCAACGTCTACGTGAAACTGGGCGGCATCGGCATGCCGCGCACCGGTTTCGACTGGCATGCGCGGAACACGCCCATCGGCTCGGAAGAGCTGGCGGCGTCGATGGCGCCCTTCATGACGTACTGCATCGAGCAGTTCGGCCCCACCCGGTGCATGTTCGAGAGCAACTTCCCAGTTGATAAGGTCTCGTACTCCTACAACGTCATGTACAACGCCTTCAAGCGGCTGTCCAAGGGCTACTCGACGTTCGAGCGCGCCGCGATGTTCCACGACACGGCGGCTCGTGTCTACCGGATAGACGTCTAA
- a CDS encoding pirin family protein, producing the protein MIAIRPAAERGHADHGWLDTRHTFSFASYHDPRHMGFRSLRVINEDRVKPGEGFGTHAHRDMEILTWVLDGALEHKDSMGNGAVIRPGDLQRMSAGTGVTHSEFNPSPEAPVHFLQIWLLPRERGLPPGYEQKRFPQEERRGRLRLIAAGDGRDGAVTIHQDADLWTAVLQPGESVRHAPAPERYAWVHVARGAVSLNGSTLGAGDGAAVSDEAALEIAGAADAEVLLFDLA; encoded by the coding sequence ATGATCGCCATCCGCCCGGCGGCTGAGCGCGGGCACGCCGACCACGGCTGGCTCGACACGCGCCACACGTTTTCGTTCGCCTCGTACCACGACCCGAGGCACATGGGCTTCCGGTCGCTGCGCGTCATCAACGAGGATCGCGTCAAGCCCGGCGAGGGCTTCGGCACGCACGCGCACCGTGACATGGAGATCCTGACCTGGGTGCTCGACGGCGCCCTCGAGCACAAGGACAGCATGGGCAACGGCGCGGTGATCCGGCCGGGGGATCTGCAGCGCATGAGCGCGGGCACGGGCGTGACCCACAGCGAGTTCAACCCGTCGCCGGAGGCGCCGGTGCACTTCCTGCAGATCTGGCTCCTGCCGCGCGAGCGCGGGCTCCCTCCCGGCTACGAGCAGAAGCGATTTCCGCAGGAAGAGCGGCGCGGCCGTCTTCGCCTCATCGCCGCGGGCGACGGACGGGACGGCGCCGTCACGATCCACCAGGACGCAGACCTCTGGACAGCCGTGCTCCAGCCGGGCGAGTCGGTGCGCCATGCGCCGGCGCCCGAGCGCTACGCCTGGGTCCATGTGGCGCGCGGCGCGGTGAGCCTCAACGGCTCGACGCTCGGTGCCGGTGACGGCGCCGCGGTCAGCGACGAGGCGGCGCTCGAGATCGCCGGCGCGGCCGACGCCGAGGTGCTCCTCTTCGATCTGGCCTGA